A DNA window from Pyrus communis chromosome 3, drPyrComm1.1, whole genome shotgun sequence contains the following coding sequences:
- the LOC137729835 gene encoding probable zinc metallopeptidase EGY3, chloroplastic has translation MASLSIASHYSISSWPPKNSNTSTTLSSFNKTPFRKNTQNLTFSKKRHHFLTFSMKNDQENEPTSSSSSPSSAVAVSEKPSDGSETQKSELPAEGADSESDEEKEKQQETDWKTDEEFKKFMGNPSIEAAIKLEKKRADRKLKDLDRESSGNPVAGILNKVLRDSLTREKERLEKAEETFKAIDLNKLRSCFGFDTFFPTDVRRFGDGGIFVGNLRKPIEEVMPKLEQKLSEAAGREVVLWFMEEKTNDIRKQVCMVQPKSEIDLQFESTKLSTPLGYVSAVALCVATFGTVALMSGFFLKPDATWDDYLANVVPLFGGFLSILGVSEIATRVTAARHGVKLSPSFLVPSNWTGCLGVMNNYESLLTNKKALFDIPVARTASAYLTSLVLAIAAFVADGSFNGGDNALYIRPQFFYNNPLLSFVQFVIGPYADDLGNVLPYAVEGVGVPVDPLAFAGLLGMVVTSLNLLPCGRLEGGRIAQAMFGRGTAALLSFATSLLLGIGGLSGSVLCLAWGLFATFFRGGEEMPAKDEISPLGDDRFAWGCVLGLICFLTLFPNSGGTFSSSFLSAPFFRGDM, from the exons ATGGCGTCTCTCTCCATCGCTTCACATTACTCCATTTCCTCATGGCCTCCCAAGAATAGCAACACCAGTACCACCCTCTCATCCTTCAACAAAACCCCATTTCGTAAAAACACCCAAAATCTCACCTTTTCGAAAAAACGCCATCATTTTCTCACGTTTTCCATGAAAAATGACCAGGAAAACGAacccacttcttcttcttcgtcgccGTCGTCGGCTGTTGCAGTTTCCGAGAAGCCGAGCGACGGCAGTGAGACCCAGAAGAGTGAATTGCCAGCAGAAGGAGCTGACTCTGAGTCTGATGAGGAGAAAGAGAAGCAGCAGGAGACGGATTGGAAGACGGACGAGGAGTTCAAGAAGTTCATGGGAAATCCTTCCATTGAAGCTGCAATAAAGTTGGAGAAGAAAAGGGCAGATAGGAAGCTCAAGGATCTTGATAGGGAAAGTAGTGGGAACCCAGTTGCAGGGATCCTGAACAAAGTTTTGCGTGACAGTTTGACCAGAGAGAAGGAGAGGCTGGAGAAAGCTGAAGAGACTTTCAAGGCAATTGATCTTAACAAG TTAAGGagttgttttgggtttgataCATTTTTTCCGACTGATGTTCGGAGATTTGGAGATGGAGGcatttttgttggaaatttgaGGAAACCAATTGAAGAGGTCATGCCCAAATTAGAGCAAAAGCTATCTGAAGCGGCAGGAAGAGAAGTTGTGTTATGGTTCATGGAAGAAAAAACTAATGACATCAGAAAACAG GTCTGTATGGTGCAACCCAAATCCGAAATTGATCTGCAGTTTGAGTCAACCAAGCTGAGCACTCCTTTGGGTTATGTGAGTGCAGTAGCCTTATGTGTTGCCACTTTTGGTACCGTAGCTCTGATGAGTGGCTTCTTCCTGAAACCTGATGCTACATGGGATGACTACCTTGCCAATGTTGTGCCCCTCTTTGGTGGCTTCCTATCTATTTTGGGAGTTTCCGAg ATAGCGACTAGAGTGACAGCTGCTCGTCACGGTGTAAAACTCAGTCCATCTTTTCTTGTGCCATCCAATTGGACAGGCTGTTTAGGAGTGATGAATAACTATGAATCACTGCTTACAAACAAGAAAGCGCTTTTTGACATTCCAGTGGCACGCACGGCTAGTGCATATCTCACATCACTGGTGCTTGCAATTGCTGCTTTTGTGGCTGATGGAAGCTTTAATGGGGGTGACAATGCATT GTATATAAGGCCACAATTCTTCTATAATAATCCCTTGCTTTCTTTTGTCCAATTTGTTATTGGTCCTTACGCGGATGACCTTGGAAATGTGCTGCCCTATGCAGTGGAAGGTGTTGGAGTTCCTGTTGATCCCCTTGCTTTTGCTGGACTTCTAG GGATGGTGGTGACTTCTCTTAACTTGTTGCCATGTGGGAGACTCGAAGGAGGCCGGATTGCACAAGCTATGTTTGGGAGAGGTACGGCTGCTCTGCTATCGTTTGCCACATCGCTTTTACTTGGGATTGGTGGCCTAAGTGGAAGTGTCCTTTGCCTGGCATGGGGATTATTTGCCACCTTCTTCCGGGGTGGAGAAGAAATGCCTGCGAAAGACGAAATCAGCCCCCTGGGAGATGATAGGTTTGCTTGGGGTTGTGTCCTCGGCCTTATCTGCTTCCTCACGCTTTTCCCTAACAGCGGAGGGACGTTCTCCAGCTCATTTTTAAGTGCACCATTTTTCAGGGGTGATATGTAA